In Streptomyces sp. NBC_00483, a single window of DNA contains:
- a CDS encoding YceI family protein, with amino-acid sequence MGIFGRKNESATTPATAAADAPANPDLAAVTGDYTVDPAHTTLGFVARHAMVTNVKGSFSDFTGSLHLDGSDPAKSTASFDVQMASISTGNEDRDGHLKSADFFKIDEFPTMTFRSTSAESLGGDDYRITGDLTILGTTKPLTIDLEFNGVAKDPFGNERVGFEGKTEILRSDWGLTWNAALETGGVLISDKIKLNFDISAIKEA; translated from the coding sequence ATGGGCATCTTCGGCCGCAAGAACGAGTCCGCCACCACCCCCGCCACCGCCGCTGCCGACGCGCCGGCCAACCCGGACCTCGCCGCCGTCACCGGCGACTACACCGTCGACCCCGCTCACACCACGCTCGGCTTCGTCGCCCGGCACGCCATGGTGACGAACGTGAAGGGCAGCTTCAGCGACTTCACCGGCTCGCTGCACCTGGACGGCTCGGACCCGGCGAAGTCCACGGCCTCCTTCGACGTGCAGATGGCGAGCATCTCGACCGGTAACGAGGACCGTGACGGCCACCTGAAGAGCGCCGACTTCTTCAAGATCGACGAGTTCCCGACGATGACCTTCCGGTCGACCTCCGCCGAGTCCCTGGGCGGCGACGACTACCGCATCACGGGTGACCTGACGATCCTCGGCACCACCAAGCCGCTCACCATCGACCTGGAGTTCAACGGCGTCGCGAAGGACCCGTTCGGCAACGAGCGCGTCGGCTTCGAGGGCAAGACCGAGATCCTCCGCTCGGACTGGGGCCTCACCTGGAACGCCGCGCTCGAGACCGGTGGCGTCCTCATCTCCGACAAGATCAAGCTCAACTTCGACATCTCGGCGATCAAGGAGGCCTGA
- a CDS encoding acyl-CoA carboxylase subunit beta — protein MTVLDDSASNPGDEPTDARGRVAELHAIRAQALAGPSEKATAAQHAKGKLTARERIALLLDEGSFNEVEQLRRHRATGFGLEAKKPHTDGVITGWGTVEGRTVFVYAHDFRIFGGALGEAHATKIHKIMDMAIAAGAPLVSLNDGAGARIQEGVSALAGYGGIFQRNTRASGVIPQISVMLGPCAGGAAYSPALTDFVFMVRDTSQMFITGPDVVKAVTGEEITQNGLGGADVHAETSGVSHFAYDDEETCLAEVRYLLSMLPQNNRENPPTIESDDPAERRGDVLLDLVPADGNRPYDMTKVIEELVDDGDYLEIHERWARNIICALARLDGQVVGIVANQPQALAGVLDIEASEKAARFVQMCDAFNIPIVTLLDVPGFLPGVDQEHGGIIRHGAKLLYAYCNATVPRISLILRKAYGGAYIVMDSQSIGADLTYAWPTNEIAVMGAEGAANVIFRRQIAEAEDPEAMRQKMVKEYKAELMHPYYAAERGLVDDVIDPAETREVLIKSLAMLRTKHADLPSRKHGNPPQ, from the coding sequence ATGACCGTTTTGGACGACAGCGCCTCGAACCCTGGGGACGAGCCCACCGACGCCCGTGGACGCGTGGCCGAGCTGCACGCGATCCGTGCGCAGGCACTGGCCGGACCCAGCGAGAAGGCGACCGCGGCCCAGCACGCGAAGGGGAAGCTGACGGCGCGCGAGCGCATCGCGCTGCTCCTCGACGAGGGTTCGTTCAACGAGGTCGAGCAGCTGCGCCGGCACCGGGCCACCGGCTTCGGCCTGGAGGCCAAGAAGCCCCACACCGACGGTGTCATCACCGGTTGGGGCACGGTCGAGGGCCGCACGGTCTTCGTCTACGCGCACGACTTCCGGATCTTCGGTGGCGCGCTGGGTGAGGCCCACGCCACGAAGATCCACAAGATCATGGACATGGCCATCGCGGCCGGCGCGCCCCTGGTCTCGCTCAACGACGGCGCGGGCGCCCGTATCCAGGAGGGCGTCTCCGCCCTCGCCGGCTACGGCGGCATCTTCCAGCGCAACACCCGGGCGTCCGGCGTCATCCCGCAGATCAGCGTGATGCTCGGCCCGTGCGCGGGTGGCGCGGCGTACAGCCCGGCGCTCACGGACTTCGTGTTCATGGTCCGTGACACCTCGCAGATGTTCATCACGGGCCCGGACGTGGTCAAGGCCGTCACGGGCGAGGAGATCACTCAGAACGGGCTCGGTGGCGCCGACGTCCACGCGGAGACGAGCGGCGTCTCGCACTTCGCGTACGACGACGAGGAGACCTGCCTCGCCGAGGTCCGTTACCTGCTCTCGATGCTCCCGCAGAACAACCGGGAGAACCCGCCGACCATCGAGTCCGACGACCCGGCGGAGCGCCGCGGTGACGTCCTGCTCGACCTGGTCCCGGCCGACGGCAACCGCCCGTACGACATGACCAAGGTCATCGAGGAGCTCGTCGACGACGGCGACTACCTGGAGATCCACGAGCGCTGGGCGCGCAACATCATCTGCGCCCTGGCCCGGCTCGACGGCCAGGTCGTCGGCATCGTCGCCAACCAGCCGCAGGCCCTCGCGGGCGTCCTGGACATCGAGGCCTCGGAGAAGGCCGCCCGGTTCGTCCAGATGTGCGATGCTTTTAACATCCCCATCGTGACCCTGCTCGACGTCCCCGGCTTCCTGCCCGGCGTCGACCAGGAGCACGGCGGCATCATCCGGCACGGCGCCAAGCTGCTGTACGCGTACTGCAACGCCACCGTGCCCCGGATCTCGCTGATCCTGCGCAAGGCGTACGGAGGTGCGTACATCGTCATGGACTCCCAGTCCATCGGCGCCGACCTCACCTACGCCTGGCCGACCAACGAGATCGCGGTCATGGGCGCCGAGGGCGCGGCCAACGTGATCTTCCGCCGGCAGATCGCCGAGGCCGAGGACCCCGAGGCGATGCGCCAGAAGATGGTCAAGGAGTACAAGGCCGAGCTGATGCACCCGTACTACGCGGCGGAGCGCGGCCTGGTCGACGACGTGATCGACCCCGCGGAGACGCGTGAGGTGCTGATCAAGTCCCTGGCGATGCTGCGCACCAAGCACGCCGACCTGCCGTCCCGCAAGCACGGCAACCCGCCGCAGTAA
- a CDS encoding acyl-CoA carboxylase subunit epsilon — protein sequence MSMPDIRVEKGHAEPEEVAAITAILLARAAATPEAPAHHVRHNRAGWRRLEREPGFRAPHSWR from the coding sequence ATGTCCATGCCTGACATCCGCGTCGAGAAGGGCCACGCCGAGCCGGAGGAGGTCGCGGCCATCACCGCGATCCTGCTGGCCCGTGCCGCCGCCACTCCCGAGGCCCCGGCGCACCACGTCCGGCACAACCGCGCGGGGTGGCGCCGCCTGGAGCGCGAGCCCGGCTTCCGCGCGCCGCACAGCTGGCGCTGA
- a CDS encoding TetR-like C-terminal domain-containing protein — MVAVVGRFQDTVPVEYGGDVRADLTRYLNAIVAGLDRMRQAGRPATSGDTSAGLVAEVAAAAARHRDVGEAVQPMFRRRNALVLTLLEQAREQGELRADLDPEVLFDQLAGALYYRLLITGRPLDAAYVDQLVTDALRGALA; from the coding sequence GTGGTGGCCGTGGTCGGACGCTTCCAGGACACCGTGCCGGTCGAGTACGGCGGCGACGTCCGCGCCGACCTCACGCGCTACCTCAACGCGATCGTCGCCGGGCTCGACCGCATGCGGCAGGCCGGCCGCCCCGCCACGTCGGGGGACACTTCCGCCGGTTTGGTCGCCGAGGTCGCCGCCGCGGCCGCCCGCCACCGGGACGTCGGCGAGGCCGTGCAGCCCATGTTCCGGCGCCGCAACGCGCTGGTGCTGACCCTGCTCGAACAGGCTAGGGAGCAGGGCGAGTTGCGCGCGGACCTCGACCCCGAAGTGCTCTTCGACCAGCTCGCCGGCGCGCTCTACTACCGGCTCCTGATCACCGGCCGCCCGCTCGACGCGGCCTATGTCGACCAGCTCGTCACGGACGCCCTGCGCGGCGCCCTGGCCTGA
- a CDS encoding SRPBCC domain-containing protein, producing the protein MTSARVTSSGGRLTEGARLRIVMHDSGGDSTFEPQVQVADAGVELRWLGKMGPGWIADGQHRFTVERLGPHRVRLTQSERFTGVAVPFAQGVLTSRTLPQFRAMNEALAERAEALGS; encoded by the coding sequence ATGACCTCGGCGCGAGTGACCTCCTCCGGCGGCCGTCTGACGGAGGGCGCGCGACTGCGGATCGTGATGCACGACTCCGGCGGAGACAGCACCTTCGAGCCGCAGGTCCAAGTCGCCGATGCCGGAGTGGAGTTGCGCTGGCTCGGGAAGATGGGGCCCGGTTGGATCGCCGACGGGCAGCACCGCTTCACCGTCGAACGGCTCGGCCCGCACCGCGTCCGTCTCACCCAGAGCGAACGCTTCACCGGAGTCGCCGTGCCCTTCGCCCAGGGCGTCCTGACGTCCCGGACGCTGCCGCAGTTCCGGGCCATGAACGAGGCGCTGGCCGAACGGGCCGAGGCGCTAGGGTCCTGA
- a CDS encoding GTP-binding protein yields MDFASSSGGPAAPSRSTTSAKIVVAGGFGVGKTTFVGAVSEINPLRTEAVMTSASAGIDDLTHTGDKTTTTVAMDFGRITLDQDLILYLFGTPGQDRFWFMWDDLVRGAIGAVVLVDTRRLADCFPAVDYFENSGLPFVIALNGFDGAQPYNPDEVREALQIGPDTPIITTDARHRADAKSTLITLVEHALMARLR; encoded by the coding sequence GTGGACTTCGCAAGCTCTAGCGGAGGGCCGGCTGCTCCAAGCCGTTCCACCACATCGGCGAAGATCGTGGTGGCAGGTGGTTTCGGCGTCGGAAAGACGACGTTCGTGGGCGCCGTCTCCGAGATCAACCCGCTGCGCACCGAGGCCGTCATGACGTCCGCGTCCGCGGGCATCGACGACCTGACCCACACCGGGGACAAGACGACCACGACGGTCGCCATGGACTTCGGCCGCATCACGCTCGACCAGGACCTGATCCTGTACCTCTTCGGTACGCCGGGCCAGGACCGCTTCTGGTTCATGTGGGACGACCTGGTGCGCGGCGCGATCGGCGCCGTCGTCCTCGTCGACACCCGCCGCCTCGCCGACTGCTTCCCCGCGGTCGACTACTTCGAGAACTCCGGCCTGCCCTTCGTCATCGCCCTCAACGGCTTCGACGGCGCGCAGCCGTACAACCCGGACGAGGTCCGCGAGGCCCTCCAGATCGGCCCCGACACCCCGATCATCACGACGGACGCCCGCCACCGCGCGGACGCCAAGTCGACGCTGATCACGCTGGTGGAGCACGCCCTCATGGCCCGCCTCCGGTAG
- a CDS encoding DUF742 domain-containing protein encodes MSGSATPPSGSSAQWPPYGHGQGRGQAGMGDDGSQNRYNFPSSPSSANHARPTRQPGPYDQPPAPRIQPVQPQPRPDANPAPAAKNNPLVRPYAMTGGRTRPRYQLAIEALVHTTAQPHQLQGQLPEHQRICTLCREIKSVAEISALLTIPLGVARILVADLAEAGLVAIHQPGGDESAGGQPDVTLLERVLSGLRKL; translated from the coding sequence GTGTCTGGTTCAGCAACACCCCCGAGCGGTTCGTCGGCCCAGTGGCCGCCCTACGGCCACGGCCAGGGGCGGGGCCAGGCGGGCATGGGTGACGACGGATCCCAGAACCGGTACAACTTCCCGTCTTCCCCCTCGTCGGCGAACCACGCCCGACCGACCCGGCAGCCCGGTCCCTACGACCAGCCGCCCGCGCCGCGCATCCAGCCCGTGCAGCCGCAGCCGCGCCCCGACGCGAATCCCGCACCCGCCGCAAAGAACAACCCGCTGGTGCGCCCGTACGCCATGACGGGCGGCCGCACAAGGCCGCGGTACCAGCTCGCCATCGAGGCGCTGGTGCACACCACCGCGCAGCCGCACCAGTTGCAGGGCCAACTGCCCGAGCACCAGCGGATCTGCACTCTCTGCCGAGAGATCAAGTCGGTGGCCGAGATCTCGGCCCTCCTGACGATCCCTCTCGGTGTGGCCAGGATTCTCGTCGCCGACCTCGCGGAGGCGGGACTGGTCGCCATCCATCAGCCCGGCGGCGACGAGAGCGCCGGCGGCCAGCCAGACGTGACATTGCTCGAAAGGGTGCTCAGTGGACTTCGCAAGCTCTAG
- a CDS encoding roadblock/LC7 domain-containing protein, giving the protein MSQAAQNLNWLITNFVDNTPGVSHTVVVSADGLLLAMSEGFPRDRADQLAAVASGLTSLTAGASRIFEGGPVNQTVVEMERGFLFIMSISDGSSLAVLAHPEADIGLVGYEMALLVDRAGTVLTPDLRAELQGSLLN; this is encoded by the coding sequence ATGAGCCAGGCGGCACAGAACCTGAACTGGTTGATCACCAACTTCGTGGACAACACCCCCGGTGTGTCCCACACGGTGGTGGTCTCCGCCGACGGACTCCTTCTGGCGATGTCCGAAGGGTTCCCCCGCGACCGCGCCGACCAGTTGGCGGCCGTCGCCTCGGGTCTGACCTCGTTGACCGCGGGCGCCTCCCGCATCTTCGAAGGCGGCCCGGTGAACCAGACAGTTGTGGAGATGGAGCGAGGATTCCTCTTCATCATGTCCATCTCCGACGGCTCTTCTCTCGCCGTCCTTGCACACCCCGAGGCGGACATTGGCCTCGTTGGGTACGAGATGGCCCTTCTTGTCGACCGGGCGGGCACGGTTCTCACGCCGGACCTGCGGGCGGAGCTTCAGGGAAGCCTTCTCAACTAA
- a CDS encoding sensor histidine kinase, with product MRRSKNSPEPVSARGNFTPPPRDAARTAPAAEATAPASSGGRMSPRNWRVPTKLNAILLIPVLVGLVMGGFQVSNSIDTWQEAEDAESTARLVQASLTYGNRLIEERDSTAAPLLQGKTDDPQVAKAREATDTAAEKFHAAAANMPQKEGLERRMAQFTKVEPQLKKLRAAAYTSRLPGVQTEEGYVAIQHPLMEFANELGLGTGNITSYGRTVYAISLTKAALSLERSIGMHLLVKPGPGATNLTRQRTALGSYAYLENIAIEEYKGGGTAEDLQKLQGTIKRLKSDGAKQAAAAKAKNPSYIPPPENTKMVGAVVALPSTQPSARLALAQKGVTPENWWAVNTAKFDAYRTIESNLADKAVTEASGIAADAKREAIIIGAAVVIALLVAVLIAGQMARQMSRSMRRLRSAAFDVAEQRLPMLVDQLSRTEPGRVDTRVQPIPIVTTDEIGEVARAFDQVHREAVRLAAEQALLRGNINAIFTNLSRRNQSLIEGQLTLITDLENNEADPDQLENLFRLDHLATRMRRNGENLLVLAGEEPGRRWDQPVPLVDVLRAATSEVEQYERIELAGVPEAEIHGRAVTDLVHLLAELLENATTFSSPQTKVRVTATRLPDGRVMIEIHDKGIGLTAEDFADINHKLANPPTVDAAISQRMGLFVVGRLSDRHGIRVQLRPSGEQAGTTSLVMLPEAITHGGGGGVQEDSEFTVSTMIPKQAAFEHTPLRTAAELGFDDSQYDIPDDARELDPVGRSLMREERRAALEAQQQDDPVQDQRQPQQERPLFRDDFQPQQPQQDRPPFAEQNPYDTRQAPYDNRRQLGYDDPQQGVYDEHRGGYDGRQQGGFDDRQQNGFDGFVPVQPTHGTGQPDGFASGYAPQDGYAEAPQEPYNPFEPSSQRADWQAQDAFREPYRPDFQGPFGTEAESAPGTAAADRERVGFDGHGATPSADSAGPAPSAPHALTDAGLPRRGGGAPQEPAPTPQQAPETRSEDDTDWRSANDARWVRAEQLKKPKAGGVTASGLPRRVPKANLVEGTAESTPQGGPQVSRAPEDVRGRLSNLRRGVQRGRSEGSSDTNGQGFGPDSTYNQER from the coding sequence GTGAGGCGAAGCAAGAACAGTCCCGAGCCGGTCTCGGCGCGGGGCAACTTCACCCCGCCCCCGCGCGACGCGGCGCGGACCGCGCCGGCGGCCGAGGCCACGGCGCCGGCGTCGTCGGGCGGACGCATGTCGCCCCGTAACTGGCGTGTACCCACCAAGCTGAACGCCATCCTTCTCATACCCGTGCTCGTCGGCCTCGTCATGGGTGGCTTCCAGGTGTCGAACTCGATCGACACCTGGCAGGAGGCCGAGGACGCCGAGAGCACCGCACGCCTCGTGCAGGCCTCGCTGACGTACGGCAACCGCCTCATCGAGGAGCGCGACAGCACCGCGGCGCCCCTCCTCCAGGGCAAGACGGACGACCCCCAGGTCGCCAAGGCCCGCGAGGCCACGGACACCGCCGCCGAGAAGTTCCACGCCGCGGCAGCGAACATGCCGCAGAAGGAAGGCCTCGAGCGCCGCATGGCGCAGTTCACCAAGGTCGAGCCCCAGCTGAAGAAGCTGCGGGCCGCCGCGTACACCTCCAGGCTGCCCGGCGTGCAGACCGAAGAGGGCTACGTCGCCATCCAGCACCCGCTGATGGAGTTCGCCAACGAGCTCGGCCTCGGCACCGGCAACATCACCAGCTACGGCCGTACCGTCTACGCGATCTCGCTGACCAAGGCGGCGCTCTCGCTGGAGCGGTCCATCGGCATGCACCTCCTGGTGAAGCCCGGCCCCGGTGCCACGAACCTGACCCGTCAGCGCACCGCGCTCGGCAGCTACGCCTACCTCGAGAACATCGCCATCGAGGAGTACAAGGGCGGCGGTACGGCCGAGGACCTCCAGAAGCTCCAGGGCACGATCAAGAGGCTGAAGTCCGACGGCGCCAAGCAGGCCGCCGCGGCCAAGGCCAAGAACCCCTCGTACATCCCGCCGCCCGAGAACACCAAGATGGTCGGCGCCGTGGTGGCCCTGCCCAGCACCCAGCCGAGTGCCAGGCTCGCGCTCGCCCAGAAGGGCGTCACGCCCGAGAACTGGTGGGCGGTCAACACGGCGAAGTTCGACGCCTATCGCACGATCGAGTCGAATCTCGCGGACAAGGCCGTGACCGAGGCCTCCGGGATCGCCGCCGACGCCAAGCGCGAGGCGATCATCATCGGCGCCGCCGTCGTGATCGCCCTGCTCGTCGCCGTCCTGATCGCCGGCCAGATGGCCCGGCAGATGTCCCGCTCGATGCGCCGGCTGCGCTCCGCCGCCTTCGACGTGGCCGAGCAGCGCCTGCCGATGCTCGTCGACCAGCTCTCGCGCACCGAGCCGGGCCGGGTGGACACCCGCGTACAGCCGATCCCGATCGTCACGACGGACGAGATCGGCGAGGTCGCCCGCGCCTTCGACCAGGTGCACCGCGAGGCCGTCCGGCTCGCCGCCGAGCAGGCGCTGCTCCGGGGCAACATCAACGCGATCTTCACCAACCTGTCGCGCCGCAACCAGTCGCTGATCGAGGGCCAGCTGACCCTCATCACCGACCTGGAGAACAACGAGGCCGACCCGGACCAGCTGGAGAACCTCTTCCGCCTGGACCACCTCGCGACCCGTATGCGCCGCAACGGCGAGAACCTCCTGGTGCTCGCGGGCGAGGAGCCCGGCCGCCGCTGGGACCAGCCGGTCCCGCTGGTCGACGTGCTGCGCGCCGCGACCTCCGAGGTGGAGCAGTACGAGCGCATCGAGCTGGCCGGCGTCCCCGAGGCCGAGATCCACGGCCGCGCGGTCACCGACCTCGTGCACCTGCTCGCCGAGCTTCTGGAGAACGCCACGACGTTCTCCTCGCCGCAGACCAAGGTCCGCGTCACCGCGACCCGTCTCCCCGACGGCCGCGTCATGATCGAGATCCACGACAAGGGCATCGGCCTCACCGCCGAGGACTTCGCGGACATCAACCACAAGCTGGCCAACCCGCCGACGGTGGACGCCGCGATCTCCCAGCGCATGGGCCTGTTCGTGGTCGGCCGCCTGTCGGACCGGCACGGCATCCGCGTGCAGCTGCGCCCCTCGGGCGAGCAGGCGGGTACGACGTCGCTGGTCATGCTGCCCGAGGCGATCACGCACGGTGGTGGCGGCGGGGTCCAGGAGGACTCCGAGTTCACCGTCTCGACGATGATCCCGAAGCAGGCCGCGTTCGAGCACACCCCGCTGCGCACGGCCGCCGAACTCGGCTTCGACGACAGCCAGTACGACATCCCGGACGACGCCCGCGAGTTGGACCCGGTCGGCCGCTCCCTCATGCGTGAGGAGCGCCGTGCGGCCCTGGAGGCGCAGCAGCAGGACGACCCCGTCCAGGACCAGCGGCAGCCGCAACAGGAACGCCCGCTCTTCCGCGACGACTTCCAGCCACAGCAGCCGCAGCAGGACCGTCCGCCCTTCGCGGAGCAGAACCCGTACGACACCCGGCAGGCCCCGTACGACAACCGCCGGCAGCTCGGCTACGACGATCCGCAGCAGGGCGTCTACGACGAGCACCGGGGCGGCTACGACGGCCGGCAGCAGGGCGGTTTCGACGACCGGCAGCAGAACGGTTTCGACGGGTTCGTCCCCGTACAGCCCACCCACGGCACCGGACAGCCGGACGGGTTCGCCTCCGGGTACGCCCCGCAGGACGGCTATGCGGAAGCCCCGCAGGAGCCGTACAACCCCTTCGAGCCGTCCTCGCAGCGAGCCGACTGGCAGGCGCAGGACGCCTTCCGGGAGCCCTACCGACCCGATTTCCAGGGCCCGTTCGGCACCGAAGCGGAATCCGCTCCGGGCACTGCCGCAGCGGACCGGGAACGCGTAGGCTTCGACGGACACGGTGCCACCCCCTCGGCAGATTCGGCCGGACCGGCCCCTTCCGCACCCCACGCGCTGACCGACGCAGGTCTGCCGCGGCGCGGTGGCGGTGCCCCGCAGGAGCCCGCGCCGACCCCCCAGCAGGCCCCCGAGACCCGCTCCGAGGACGACACCGACTGGCGCTCTGCCAACGACGCCCGGTGGGTGCGCGCGGAGCAGCTCAAGAAGCCGAAGGCGGGCGGGGTCACCGCGTCCGGACTTCCGCGCCGGGTGCCCAAGGCCAACCTGGTCGAGGGCACGGCGGAGTCGACGCCGCAGGGCGGCCCACAGGTCTCCCGCGCCCCCGAGGACGTCAGGGGCAGGCTCAGCAACCTGCGTCGCGGCGTACAGCGGGGACGCAGTGAAGGCAGCAGTGATACGAACGGCCAGGGCTTCGGCCCTGACAGCACCTACAACCAGGAGCGTTAG